The genomic stretch AACATGAAGGCATGGGGACCTGACTTCTGCATTGTTGTTTCCCCGAACGGTGTCCTCCCCGGACCGAAGGGCGCACGCGAGGCCCTGGCCGAGGCAGGCATCCCGTGCGTCGTCATCACCGACGACATCACCACCAAGAAGGACGACTTCGCCGCCCTCAAGGAGAGCGCCTTTGGCTACATCATCATGAAGGCCGACTCCATGATCGGTGCCCGCCGTGAGTTCCTCGACCCCATCGAGATGGCGGACTACAACGGCAACCTCGTCAAGGTCCTCGCCCTGACCGGCGCCTTCCGCAAGCTCCAGCTCGAGCTTGACAAGGTGGTCGACCAGGTCAAGGAAGGCAAGAAGGGCGCCGACCTCGTGCTCCCGAAGGTCGTCATGACCTCCGACAAGGCCGTCGACGGTGAGTTCACCAACCCGTACGCACTGGCCAAGGCCCGCGCCGCCTACGAGGTCGCCTCGGCGGTTGCCGGCGTCAACGTCAAGGGCTGCTTCATGACGAAGGAGTGGGAGAAGTACATCCCGATCGTCACCTCGGCCCACGAGATGATGCGCCAGGCTGCTGTGCTCTGTGACGAGGCCCGCGAGATCGAGAAGGCCGGCGACGGCGTGATCCGCATGCCCCACAAGAAGGATGGCGTCATCGTCTCCAAGACGGCGCTCATCTCCAAGCCCGAGTAAAAATACCCTGTTTCCTTTTTTTAACGTAATTTTCGGCCATCAGCCCGGGGCAGGAGCCTTTGCGGATCCATGCAATCTCGGCACCGGTCAGGCAGGCGCGATGATGGGAAACGTGAGAGGATAGACGCCCCTGCGGGGCCCGTCCCGCCGCTCAGACGGTGTGATCGCGGAAGGCCCTTCCAAGGTCCTCGGGCAGGGTGAGCACCACGGGTTCAAGGTGCAGGCGCTCCATGAATGCAGAGTCATTGCGCGACTCCGGGTTCGGGTTCATCCTGGCGATGATGGAGCAGAAGGCACCAAAACCATTCTCATCCCCCTGCCGGTCAAAATGGATCGCCATGTTAAACGCATACACCCCCAGGGCATGATAAAACTCGGTCACCCGGACGATGCCTCGCGAGAGTGCCGGAATATGGGGGACCGCCCCCTCCAGGGACGCTGCCGGCAGGTATCCCCGCACCTCGTATTCGCCGATCGGAACCGGACTGGCGGCCCAGAGGATCGCGCCGTCCTCGAAGAGCAGGCGGTCTGATGCGGCTTCGGCATCGACATGGTCGTCTCTGAAGGTGCGCCCGCTCTGGCTGAGATACCGCCGACTGCCGTCGATATAGCGCCCTGTAAGCCATGTCGGTTCCGGACCGGCAATCCCCTGCAGGTGGGGGTGGACCATGCTCGCCCCTGCAGAGGGAAGGAGGTTCCAGTTGATCGAGGGATAGCCGCCGGC from Methanofollis fontis encodes the following:
- a CDS encoding galactose-1-phosphate uridylyltransferase; translation: MFSVEHYVDGRLQIRREHLTGIRCRISPERIRRNISSEYHPPATDETCPFCPGRIERETPTFPDGTRIRCGKSLTFPNLYPFAPCHTVTVITPEHSTTTFTAGEIRDALTGQVRSLIPAGGYPSINWNLLPSAGASMVHPHLQGIAGPEPTWLTGRYIDGSRRYLSQSGRTFRDDHVDAEAASDRLLFEDGAILWAASPVPIGEYEVRGYLPAASLEGAVPHIPALSRGIVRVTEFYHALGVYAFNMAIHFDRQGDENGFGAFCSIIARMNPNPESRNDSAFMERLHLEPVVLTLPEDLGRAFRDHTV
- a CDS encoding F420-dependent methylenetetrahydromethanopterin dehydrogenase — its product is MVVKVGIAKLGNIASGVMAELLLDERADREDMQTFMATSGTKLQPEDIDRVVTNMKAWGPDFCIVVSPNGVLPGPKGAREALAEAGIPCVVITDDITTKKDDFAALKESAFGYIIMKADSMIGARREFLDPIEMADYNGNLVKVLALTGAFRKLQLELDKVVDQVKEGKKGADLVLPKVVMTSDKAVDGEFTNPYALAKARAAYEVASAVAGVNVKGCFMTKEWEKYIPIVTSAHEMMRQAAVLCDEAREIEKAGDGVIRMPHKKDGVIVSKTALISKPE